Proteins found in one Choloepus didactylus isolate mChoDid1 chromosome 25, mChoDid1.pri, whole genome shotgun sequence genomic segment:
- the GDF15 gene encoding growth/differentiation factor 15 — protein sequence MARREPTPPPLSRLLLLLLLPRLLRGAAAPRAPQPRAGPAGPPDASLVERELRRGLEDVLSRLRGNQSREDSHPDPGTASAVRILTPQLRSEPGGHVLLRIARTALSAGLPAVPRLHRALLWLSPTAPRPLDVTRPLQRQLGLGGPSAPALRLRLPLPSDLPSDLRSMRPRLELHQHSPASRRRRAAHASEEADCPQGAGRCCRVQSRRVTLEELGWDDWVLAPRDLDVRFCVGACPRHFRPASAHAQIKARLHGLDPRAAPAPCCVPASYDPLVVLRRDSDGGVTFTPFDDLLAKSCHCA from the exons ATGGCCCGGCGGGAACCGACGCCGCCGCCCCTCTctcggctgctgctgctgctgctgctcccgcGGCTGCTGCGGGGAGCCgccgcgccccgcgccccgcaGCCCCGCGCCGGGCCCGCCGGCCCCCCGGACGCCTCCCTCGTGGAGCGGGAGCTGCGGAGAGGCCTCGAGGACGTGCTGAGCCGCCTGCGGGGCAACCAGAGCCGGGAAGACTCGCACCCGGACCCCGGCACCGCCTCCGCGGTCCGGATACTGACCCCGCAGC tGCGATCGGAACCCGGCGGCCACGTGCTCCTCCGCATCGCTCGGACCGCCCTGTCCGCAGGGCTCCCTGCTGTCCCCCGCTTGCACCGCGCCCTGCTCTGGCTGTCCCCGACGGCGCCGAGACCGCTGGACGTGACGCGGCCGCTGCAGCGTCAGCTCGGCCTCGGCGGCCCCTCGGCGCCGGCGCTGCGGCTCAGGCTGCCTCTGCCGTCGGATCTCCCGTCGGACCTTCGGTCGATGCGTCCCAGGCTGGAGCTGCACCAGCACTCGCCCGCCAGCAGGCGGCGCCGCGCCGCGCATGCGTCCGAGGAGGCCGACTGCCCCCAGGGGGCGGGGCGCTGCTGCCGCGTGCAGAGCCGGCGCGTGACGCTAGAGGAGCTGGGCTGGGACGACTGGGTGTTGGCGCCGCGCGACCTGGACGTGCGCTTCTGCGTCGGCGCGTGCCCGCGGCACTTCCGGCCGGCCAGCGCGCACGCGCAGATCAAGGCGCGCCTGCACGGCCTGGACCCCCGCGCCGCGCCTGCGCCTTGCTGCGTGCCCGCCAGCTACGACCCGTTGGTGGTCCTGCGTCGCGACAGCGACGGCGGCGTGACGTTCACGCCCTTCGACGACCTCCTCGCCAAGTCCTGCCACTGCGCATGA